The Meles meles chromosome 12, mMelMel3.1 paternal haplotype, whole genome shotgun sequence genome includes a window with the following:
- the INPP5J gene encoding phosphatidylinositol 4,5-bisphosphate 5-phosphatase A isoform X1, whose amino-acid sequence MEGQSSSGSRRPGTRAGLGPLPVPVPRGVSQTGAPSKVDASFQLPVKEKMAQAPSEPRLALVPVGPRAAMPPSTEGPRSALVSPRPILAPLSTPGGQKTAPTRRSSSLAPTSVGQLVVSASGGPKTPPVTSGSVLAPTSLGQLVMSASAGPRPPPPTLRPRLSPTSRDQKQVPPASVGPKPALAASGLNLALAPEEQPTQPPFNSSPVPSPVLSSSQDQVLAPASVTSASASGGWTPAKQRDPPAPKPLPSSEGHLQASAQASGPVGSTSLSQTPPDPRISPSFRARPEAPRSSPEDPVLPRPPQTLPLDVGQGPPEPATRSPGLLSPTFRPGASSAQTVPPPLPKPPRSPSRSPSRSPNRSPCVPPAPETALPRPGTQGAGSSGRTSPSLQPRETPAPVTTSPSTSTSSSSWSAQPTCKSDPGFWITVVTWNVGTAMPPDDVTSLLHLGSGGNDSDGADMIAIGLQEVNSMINKRLKDALFTDQWSELFMDALAPFNFVLVSTVRMQGVILLLFAKYYHLPFLRDVQTDCTRTGLGGYWGNKGGVSVRLAAFGHMLCFLNCHLPAHMDKAEQRKDNFQTILSLQQFPGPGAHGILDHDLVFWFGDLNFRIESYDLHFVKFAIDSDQLHQLWEKDQLNMAKNTWPILKGFQEGPLNFAPTFKFDVGTNKYDTSAKKRKPAWTDRILWKVKAPGVGPSPSGRESHRLQVTQHSYRSHMEYTVSDHKPVAAQFVLQFAYRDDVPLVRLEVADEWVRPEQAVVRYRIETVFARSSWDWIGLYRVGFRHCKDYVAYVWAKHEDVDGSIYQVTFSEESLPKGHGDFILGYYSHTHSILIGVTEPFQISLPTSELASSSTDSSSASSEDEDDSTLELLAPKSRSPSPGKSKRHRSRSPGLARFPGLALRPSSRERRGASRSPSPQSRRLPRVAPDRSHDGGSRGSSEEGPSGLPGPWAFPPSVPQSLGLLPALRLEPVDPGGGGSWRPNREAPASSSLSTSPQGRQGLEEGGLGP is encoded by the exons GTGGATGCAAGTTTTCAGCTCCCAGTGAAGGAGAAGATGGCCCAAGCACCCTCGGAACCAAGATTGGCTCTAGTGCCTGTGGGCCCAAGAGCAGCTATGCCACCTTCCACAGAGGGTCCAAGGTCTGCTCTGGTGTCTCCCCGACCCATCCTGGCTCCACTGTCTACCCCGGGAGGGCAGAAGACAGCTCCTACCCGCCGCAGTTCCAGCCTAGCTCCAACATCTGTGGGTCAGTTGGTCGTGTCTGCCTCAGGTGGGCCAAAGACTCCTCCGGTGACCTCAGGCTCAGTCCTTGCTCCAACATCCCTGGGACAGCTAGTGATGTCTGCCTCAGCAGGGCCAaggcctcccccacccaccctgcggCCCAGGCTGTCTCCGACGTCCAGGGACCAGAAGCAAGTGCCACCTGCCTCCGTGGGACCCAAGCCAGCACTGGCTGCCTCAGGCCTGAACCTGGCTCTGGCCCCTGAGGAGCAGCCCACACAGCCCCCCTTCAACTCTTCCCCAGTGCCCAGTCCAGTTTTGTCATCCTCTCAGGACCAGGTCCTGGCTCCAGCTTCTGTAACATCGGCCTCAGCCTCTGGGGGATGGACACCAGCTAAACAGAGGGATCCCCCAGCCCCTAAACCTCTCCCCTCTTCCGAAGGGCATCTCCAGGCTTCAGCTCAGGCATCTGGTCCTGTGGGCTCCACATCCTTGAGCCAAACCCCCCCAGACCCCCGGATCTCCCCTTCCTTTAGAGCCCGGCCTGAGGCCCCCCGCAGCAGCCCTGAGGATCCTGTCCTGCCCCGGCCACCCCAGACCCTGCCCCTGGATGTGGGCCAGGGCCCTCCAGAGCCTGCCACCCGTTCCCCAGGACTTCTGTCCCCTACCTTCCGGCCAGGAGCCTCCTCAGCCCAGACTGTGCCCCCACCTCTGCCCAAGCCACCCCGCTCTCCCAGCCGTTCCCCCAGCCGCTCCCCCAACCGCTCCCCCTGTGTCCCCCCAGCCCCTGAAACGGCCCTCCCTAGGCCTGGCACCCAGGGTGCAGGGTCTAGTGGGCGCACGAGCCCCAGTCTTCAGCCCCGAGAAACTCCAGCTCCGGTCACCACCTCCCCTTCTACCTCCACCTCATCATCCTCTTGGTCAGCTCAGCCTACCTGCAAGAGTGACCCTGGCTTCTG gatcaCTGTGGTCACGTGGAATGTGGGCACTGCCATGCCTCCTGACGACGTCACATCCCTCCTCCACCTGGGCAGTGGCGGCAATGACAGTGACGGGGCGGACATGATTGCCATAGG GTTGCAGGAAGTGAACTCCATGATCAACAAGCGGCTCAAGGACGCGCTCTTCACAGACCAGTGGAGCGAGCTCTTCATGGACGCGCTGGCGCCCTTCAACTTCGTGCTG GTGAGTACAGTGCGGATGCAGGGCGTCATCCTGCTGCTGTTCGCCAAGTACTACCACCTGCCCTTCCTGAGGGACGTGCAGACGGACTGCACGCGCACCGGCCTGGGTGGCTATTGG GGCAACAAGGGTGGAGTGAGCGTGCGACTGGCGGCCTTCGGGCACATGCTCTGCTTCCTGAACTGCCACTTGCCCGCTCACATGGACAAGGCAGAGCAGCgcaaggacaacttccagaccaTCCTTAGCCTCCAGCAGTTCCCGGGGCCCGGGGCGCACGGCATCCTGGATCACGA CCTCGTGTTCTGGTTTGGGGACCTCAACTTCCGCATCGAGAGCTATGACCTGCACTTCGTCAAGTTTGCCATTGACAGTGACCAGCTCCACCAGCTCTGGGAGAAGGACCAG CTCAACATGGCCAAGAACACCTGGCCCATCCTGAAGGGCTTCCAGGAGGGGCCCCTCAACTTTGCACCCACCTTCAAATTTGATGTGGGTACTAATAAATATGATACCAG TGCCAAGAAGCGGAAGCCAGCCTGGACAGACCGTATCCTGTGGAAGGTCAAGGCTCCGGGTGTGGGTCCCAGCCCCTCAGGACGGGAAAGCCACCGGCTCCAGGTGACACAGCACAGCTACCGCAGCCACATGGAATACACAGTCAGCGACCACAAGCCCGTGGCTGCCCAGTTTGTCCTGCAG TTCGCTTACAGGGACGACGTGCCGCTAGTGCGGCTGGAGGTGGCTGATGAGTGGGTGCGGCCCGAGCAGGCCGTGGTGAGGTACCGCATTGAAACCGTGTTCGCCCGCAGCTCCTGGGACTGGATCGGCTTGTACCGG GTGGGTTTCCGCCACTGCAAGGACTACGTGGCTTATGTGTGGGCCAAACACGAGGATGTGGATGGGAGCATCTACCAG GTGACCTTCAGTGAGGAGTCACTGCCCAAGGGGCATGGAGATTTCATCCTGGGCTATTACAGCCACACGCACAGTATCCTTATTGGTGTCACTGAGCCCTTCCAG atctctctgcctacctcgGAGCTGGCCAGCAGCAGCACAGACAGCTCGAGTGCCAGCTCAGAGGACGAGGATGACAGTACCCTGGAGCTGCTTGCACCCAAGTCCCGTAGCCCCAGCCCTGGCAAGTCCAAGAGGCATCGCAGCCGCAGCCCAGGCCTGGCCCGCTTCCCCGGCCTTGCCCTGCGGCCTTCATCTCGCGAACGCCGCGGTGCCAGCCGCAGCCCCTCGCCACAGAGCCGCCGCCTGCCCCGGGTGGCCCCCGACAGGAGCCATGATGGTGGCAGCCGGGGCAGTAGTGAGGAGGGGCCCTCTGGGTTGCCCGGTCCCTGGGCCTTCCCACCATCTGTGCCTCAAAGCCTCGGTCTGCTGCCTGCCTTGCGCCTGGAGCCCGTCGACCCTGGTGGTGGGGGTTCCTGGAGACCTAATCGGGAGGCCCCAGCCTCCAGCAGCCTGTCTACCAGTCCCCAGGGCCggcaggggctggaggaagggggtCTGGGGCcctga
- the INPP5J gene encoding phosphatidylinositol 4,5-bisphosphate 5-phosphatase A isoform X2 — protein sequence MEGQSSSGSRRPGTRAGLGPLPVPVPRGVSQTGAPSKVDASFQLPVKEKMAQAPSEPRLALVPVGPRAAMPPSTEGPRITVVTWNVGTAMPPDDVTSLLHLGSGGNDSDGADMIAIGLQEVNSMINKRLKDALFTDQWSELFMDALAPFNFVLVSTVRMQGVILLLFAKYYHLPFLRDVQTDCTRTGLGGYWGNKGGVSVRLAAFGHMLCFLNCHLPAHMDKAEQRKDNFQTILSLQQFPGPGAHGILDHDLVFWFGDLNFRIESYDLHFVKFAIDSDQLHQLWEKDQLNMAKNTWPILKGFQEGPLNFAPTFKFDVGTNKYDTSAKKRKPAWTDRILWKVKAPGVGPSPSGRESHRLQVTQHSYRSHMEYTVSDHKPVAAQFVLQFAYRDDVPLVRLEVADEWVRPEQAVVRYRIETVFARSSWDWIGLYRVGFRHCKDYVAYVWAKHEDVDGSIYQVTFSEESLPKGHGDFILGYYSHTHSILIGVTEPFQISLPTSELASSSTDSSSASSEDEDDSTLELLAPKSRSPSPGKSKRHRSRSPGLARFPGLALRPSSRERRGASRSPSPQSRRLPRVAPDRSHDGGSRGSSEEGPSGLPGPWAFPPSVPQSLGLLPALRLEPVDPGGGGSWRPNREAPASSSLSTSPQGRQGLEEGGLGP from the exons GTGGATGCAAGTTTTCAGCTCCCAGTGAAGGAGAAGATGGCCCAAGCACCCTCGGAACCAAGATTGGCTCTAGTGCCTGTGGGCCCAAGAGCAGCTATGCCACCTTCCACAGAGGGTCCAAG gatcaCTGTGGTCACGTGGAATGTGGGCACTGCCATGCCTCCTGACGACGTCACATCCCTCCTCCACCTGGGCAGTGGCGGCAATGACAGTGACGGGGCGGACATGATTGCCATAGG GTTGCAGGAAGTGAACTCCATGATCAACAAGCGGCTCAAGGACGCGCTCTTCACAGACCAGTGGAGCGAGCTCTTCATGGACGCGCTGGCGCCCTTCAACTTCGTGCTG GTGAGTACAGTGCGGATGCAGGGCGTCATCCTGCTGCTGTTCGCCAAGTACTACCACCTGCCCTTCCTGAGGGACGTGCAGACGGACTGCACGCGCACCGGCCTGGGTGGCTATTGG GGCAACAAGGGTGGAGTGAGCGTGCGACTGGCGGCCTTCGGGCACATGCTCTGCTTCCTGAACTGCCACTTGCCCGCTCACATGGACAAGGCAGAGCAGCgcaaggacaacttccagaccaTCCTTAGCCTCCAGCAGTTCCCGGGGCCCGGGGCGCACGGCATCCTGGATCACGA CCTCGTGTTCTGGTTTGGGGACCTCAACTTCCGCATCGAGAGCTATGACCTGCACTTCGTCAAGTTTGCCATTGACAGTGACCAGCTCCACCAGCTCTGGGAGAAGGACCAG CTCAACATGGCCAAGAACACCTGGCCCATCCTGAAGGGCTTCCAGGAGGGGCCCCTCAACTTTGCACCCACCTTCAAATTTGATGTGGGTACTAATAAATATGATACCAG TGCCAAGAAGCGGAAGCCAGCCTGGACAGACCGTATCCTGTGGAAGGTCAAGGCTCCGGGTGTGGGTCCCAGCCCCTCAGGACGGGAAAGCCACCGGCTCCAGGTGACACAGCACAGCTACCGCAGCCACATGGAATACACAGTCAGCGACCACAAGCCCGTGGCTGCCCAGTTTGTCCTGCAG TTCGCTTACAGGGACGACGTGCCGCTAGTGCGGCTGGAGGTGGCTGATGAGTGGGTGCGGCCCGAGCAGGCCGTGGTGAGGTACCGCATTGAAACCGTGTTCGCCCGCAGCTCCTGGGACTGGATCGGCTTGTACCGG GTGGGTTTCCGCCACTGCAAGGACTACGTGGCTTATGTGTGGGCCAAACACGAGGATGTGGATGGGAGCATCTACCAG GTGACCTTCAGTGAGGAGTCACTGCCCAAGGGGCATGGAGATTTCATCCTGGGCTATTACAGCCACACGCACAGTATCCTTATTGGTGTCACTGAGCCCTTCCAG atctctctgcctacctcgGAGCTGGCCAGCAGCAGCACAGACAGCTCGAGTGCCAGCTCAGAGGACGAGGATGACAGTACCCTGGAGCTGCTTGCACCCAAGTCCCGTAGCCCCAGCCCTGGCAAGTCCAAGAGGCATCGCAGCCGCAGCCCAGGCCTGGCCCGCTTCCCCGGCCTTGCCCTGCGGCCTTCATCTCGCGAACGCCGCGGTGCCAGCCGCAGCCCCTCGCCACAGAGCCGCCGCCTGCCCCGGGTGGCCCCCGACAGGAGCCATGATGGTGGCAGCCGGGGCAGTAGTGAGGAGGGGCCCTCTGGGTTGCCCGGTCCCTGGGCCTTCCCACCATCTGTGCCTCAAAGCCTCGGTCTGCTGCCTGCCTTGCGCCTGGAGCCCGTCGACCCTGGTGGTGGGGGTTCCTGGAGACCTAATCGGGAGGCCCCAGCCTCCAGCAGCCTGTCTACCAGTCCCCAGGGCCggcaggggctggaggaagggggtCTGGGGCcctga
- the INPP5J gene encoding phosphatidylinositol 4,5-bisphosphate 5-phosphatase A isoform X3 — MPPDDVTSLLHLGSGGNDSDGADMIAIGLQEVNSMINKRLKDALFTDQWSELFMDALAPFNFVLVSTVRMQGVILLLFAKYYHLPFLRDVQTDCTRTGLGGYWGNKGGVSVRLAAFGHMLCFLNCHLPAHMDKAEQRKDNFQTILSLQQFPGPGAHGILDHDLVFWFGDLNFRIESYDLHFVKFAIDSDQLHQLWEKDQLNMAKNTWPILKGFQEGPLNFAPTFKFDVGTNKYDTSAKKRKPAWTDRILWKVKAPGVGPSPSGRESHRLQVTQHSYRSHMEYTVSDHKPVAAQFVLQFAYRDDVPLVRLEVADEWVRPEQAVVRYRIETVFARSSWDWIGLYRVGFRHCKDYVAYVWAKHEDVDGSIYQVTFSEESLPKGHGDFILGYYSHTHSILIGVTEPFQISLPTSELASSSTDSSSASSEDEDDSTLELLAPKSRSPSPGKSKRHRSRSPGLARFPGLALRPSSRERRGASRSPSPQSRRLPRVAPDRSHDGGSRGSSEEGPSGLPGPWAFPPSVPQSLGLLPALRLEPVDPGGGGSWRPNREAPASSSLSTSPQGRQGLEEGGLGP; from the exons ATGCCTCCTGACGACGTCACATCCCTCCTCCACCTGGGCAGTGGCGGCAATGACAGTGACGGGGCGGACATGATTGCCATAGG GTTGCAGGAAGTGAACTCCATGATCAACAAGCGGCTCAAGGACGCGCTCTTCACAGACCAGTGGAGCGAGCTCTTCATGGACGCGCTGGCGCCCTTCAACTTCGTGCTG GTGAGTACAGTGCGGATGCAGGGCGTCATCCTGCTGCTGTTCGCCAAGTACTACCACCTGCCCTTCCTGAGGGACGTGCAGACGGACTGCACGCGCACCGGCCTGGGTGGCTATTGG GGCAACAAGGGTGGAGTGAGCGTGCGACTGGCGGCCTTCGGGCACATGCTCTGCTTCCTGAACTGCCACTTGCCCGCTCACATGGACAAGGCAGAGCAGCgcaaggacaacttccagaccaTCCTTAGCCTCCAGCAGTTCCCGGGGCCCGGGGCGCACGGCATCCTGGATCACGA CCTCGTGTTCTGGTTTGGGGACCTCAACTTCCGCATCGAGAGCTATGACCTGCACTTCGTCAAGTTTGCCATTGACAGTGACCAGCTCCACCAGCTCTGGGAGAAGGACCAG CTCAACATGGCCAAGAACACCTGGCCCATCCTGAAGGGCTTCCAGGAGGGGCCCCTCAACTTTGCACCCACCTTCAAATTTGATGTGGGTACTAATAAATATGATACCAG TGCCAAGAAGCGGAAGCCAGCCTGGACAGACCGTATCCTGTGGAAGGTCAAGGCTCCGGGTGTGGGTCCCAGCCCCTCAGGACGGGAAAGCCACCGGCTCCAGGTGACACAGCACAGCTACCGCAGCCACATGGAATACACAGTCAGCGACCACAAGCCCGTGGCTGCCCAGTTTGTCCTGCAG TTCGCTTACAGGGACGACGTGCCGCTAGTGCGGCTGGAGGTGGCTGATGAGTGGGTGCGGCCCGAGCAGGCCGTGGTGAGGTACCGCATTGAAACCGTGTTCGCCCGCAGCTCCTGGGACTGGATCGGCTTGTACCGG GTGGGTTTCCGCCACTGCAAGGACTACGTGGCTTATGTGTGGGCCAAACACGAGGATGTGGATGGGAGCATCTACCAG GTGACCTTCAGTGAGGAGTCACTGCCCAAGGGGCATGGAGATTTCATCCTGGGCTATTACAGCCACACGCACAGTATCCTTATTGGTGTCACTGAGCCCTTCCAG atctctctgcctacctcgGAGCTGGCCAGCAGCAGCACAGACAGCTCGAGTGCCAGCTCAGAGGACGAGGATGACAGTACCCTGGAGCTGCTTGCACCCAAGTCCCGTAGCCCCAGCCCTGGCAAGTCCAAGAGGCATCGCAGCCGCAGCCCAGGCCTGGCCCGCTTCCCCGGCCTTGCCCTGCGGCCTTCATCTCGCGAACGCCGCGGTGCCAGCCGCAGCCCCTCGCCACAGAGCCGCCGCCTGCCCCGGGTGGCCCCCGACAGGAGCCATGATGGTGGCAGCCGGGGCAGTAGTGAGGAGGGGCCCTCTGGGTTGCCCGGTCCCTGGGCCTTCCCACCATCTGTGCCTCAAAGCCTCGGTCTGCTGCCTGCCTTGCGCCTGGAGCCCGTCGACCCTGGTGGTGGGGGTTCCTGGAGACCTAATCGGGAGGCCCCAGCCTCCAGCAGCCTGTCTACCAGTCCCCAGGGCCggcaggggctggaggaagggggtCTGGGGCcctga